The following coding sequences lie in one Haematobia irritans isolate KBUSLIRL chromosome 3, ASM5000362v1, whole genome shotgun sequence genomic window:
- the LOC142229309 gene encoding uncharacterized protein LOC142229309 — MKTFVIICGCLLVALVRADISEKLAEKNSAADKISDSNPKKRDASFVGGSSYHGPSYKYLPPPPLQGASVYDSYSTGGHHHSVGSSSFGSSGLGHSYSGHRGHHGGAHYVGNVGSVKTSGSHGFSGSSYPSHSYSGGHGYAGSSSGSHGYSSGGSGSHGYSGASYPTHSYAGGHSTTGSHGYSGSSTGSHGYTGSSYPSHSYSGGHSTGSHSYSGGHSPSHGFSSSSVGHKVVPSISVGPSYSLSAGHVGTGAGLGGGYHYAKGISGSLPAASSAGHGFSGHSSATHGYTGHGIVSGVSGHDDHHHHHVHNGNQEHHYIVSALGHDSGISHSGASDQGYQFENPSNTYLPPAVPSNSYGVPLATVGSGYSTKHQNSGYDAPVYAAGHKGLGHFGFTNNKPNTLHTSFIGSDFKTTSYSKVPFKPSTFLGAKFEGSATSGAAVGPSQHYLPPSGVAGDSVGYDYPVPTGPALQFNDQSFQTAVDTGTSNHQPESTYLPPHEATATPSASYLPPTGNSYGH, encoded by the exons ATGAAGACATTT gtaatTATTTGTGGCTGTTTGCTGGTGGCATTGGTCCGTGCTGACATAAGCGAGAAATTGGCCGAGAAAAATTCGGCAGCGGATAAAATTAGTGACTCCAATCCCAAGAAAAGAGATGCTTCTTTTGTAGGTGGTAGCAGTTACCATGGACCATCCTATAAATATTTGCCCCCACCTCCACTCCAGGGAGCCAGCGTTTATGACTCTTATTCTACTGGAGGACATCATCATTCTGTAGGATCTAGTTCTTTTGGATCTTCCGGATTGGGTCACTCATATTCTGGACATCGTGGTCATCATGGAGGTGCCCATTATGTTGGAAATGTTGGTTCAGTGAAAACTTCTGGTAGCCATGGTTTTAGCGGATCATCTTATCCCTCGCACAGTTACTCTGGAGGACATGGATATGCAGGCAGTAGTTCCGGATCACATGGTTACTCTAGTGGTGGTTCTGGATCTCATGGTTATAGTGGTGCTTCCTATCCTACCCACAGTTATGCCGGAGGTCATTCTACCACTGGCTCTCATGGTTATTCGGGCAGTAGCACTGGTTCTCATGGCTACACAGGATCTTCTTATCCCTCACATAGCTATTCCGGAGGACATTCAACGGGCAGTCATAGTTACAGTGGTGGACATTCTCCTTCTCATGGCTTCTCCTCTTCCAGTGTTGGCCACAAAGTAGTTCCTTCTATATCGGTGGGCCCCAGTTATTCCTTGAGTGCTGGCCATGTTGGTACTGGAGCCGGTTTGGGAGGGGGCTATCATTATGCCAAAGGGATAAGTGGCTCCTTGCCAGCAGCATCTTCTGCAGGACATGGATTTTCTGGCCATAGTTCAGCTACCCATGGTTACACAGGTCATGGCATTGTTTCTGGTGTCTCTGGTCATGATGATCATCATCACCACCATGTACACAACGGCAATCAAGAACATCATTATATTGTATCAGCATTGGGACATGATTCCGGTATTTCCCATTCCGGAGCAAGTGATCAAGGTTATCAATTTGAGAATCCTTCCAACACATACTTACCTCCTGCGGTGCCATCCAATAGCTATGGTGTACCATTGGCCACTGTAGGTTCCGGATATTCAACCAAACATCAGAACTCCGGTTACGATGCTCCTGTCTATGCTGCTGGGCACAAAGGTTTGGGTCATTTTGGTTTTACCAACAATAAACCCAATACTTTGCACACATCCTTTATCGGCTCCGATTTTAAGACAACATCCTACAGCAAAGTGCCATTTAAGCCATCGACATTTttgggtgccaaatttgaaggatctGCTACAAGCGGCGCAGCAGTAGGACCCTCCCAGCATTATTTGCCTCCCTCAGGTGTGGCAGGTGATTCAGTGGGTTATGATTATCCTGTCCCAACAGGTCCAGCTCTTCAATTCAACGATCAATCCTTCCAAACCGCCGTGGATACAGGTACCAGCAATCATCAACCTGAGAGCACTTACTTGCCACCCCATGAGGCTACGGCAACACCAAGTGCTAGCTATTTGCCACCCACTGGCAATTCATATGGCCATTAg